The Lactuca sativa cultivar Salinas chromosome 2, Lsat_Salinas_v11, whole genome shotgun sequence genome includes a window with the following:
- the LOC111902966 gene encoding proline-rich receptor-like protein kinase PERK5 encodes MEPAPEAAPAPTSPPPSDYSPPPSPPEDSGGTPPPAAPLQPPSNPTSSRKKRRPSSTFTPPNLYPPRGSASNRDPDNKLPKNSNRKSPYKSNDSDSNSDSVATTSITIVAGVAAALVVLLALVIVCLLCNRKKKKPYYLDDSHEKPPGVGGGGLHYHGKPDHVVKFGGGPGGSSNWGQSPPVNTGRASSGARMSATSVMSLAFRSQFSYDELAAATGGFAGYNILGQGGFGYVHKGVLPSGQEVAVKSLKAGSGQGEREFQAEVEIISRVHHRYLVSLVGYCICDAERILVYEYVPNKTLDFHLHGKSQLVLDWQTRMHIALGSAKGLAYLHEDCHPRIIHRDIKSANILLDHEYEAKVADFGLAKLTSANDTHVSTRVMGTFGYLAPEYASSGKLTDKSDVFSFGVMLLEILTGRKPVDPSNDYIDDSLVEWAKPLIAKALEDGDYNELVDPRLKGNYEQKEMARMASCAAAAVRHSARKRPKMSQIVRALEGDASLDSLNENTTKGGTPISNGETRVYDTKDYNDDMMKFRKMVMSSQEFKSNEYSSRSSMSNETNKS; translated from the exons ATGGAACCGGCCCCAGAGGCTGCTCCGGCCCCCACATCGCCACCACCTTCAGATTATTCACCACCACCCTCACCGCCTGAAGACAGTGGAGGAACTCCGCCGCCTGCCGCTCCTTTACAGCCGCCATCAAACCCAACCTCGTCACGAAAGAAGCGACGTCCATCATCTACCTTCACCCCTCCTAACTTGTATCCGCCACGTGGAAGTGCTTCTAACAGAGATCCTGACAACAAATTACCTAAAAATTCTAACCGGAAATCACCATATAAATCAAATGACTCTGATTCAAATTCAGATTCTGTTGCCACCACCAGCATCACAATCGTCGCCGGAGTAGCTGCCGCCCTTGTGGTGCTTCTTGCTCTCGTTATCGTTTGTCTGCTTTGTAATCGGAAGAAGAAGAAACCTTATTATTTGGACGATAGCCATGAAAAACCTCCAGGAGTAGGCGGTGGTGGACTACACTACCATGGCAAACCAGACCATGTCGTCAAATTCGGAGGTGGCCCCGGCGGCAGTAGTAATTGGGGACAATCACCACCGGTGAACACCGGCCGCGCGTCATCGGGGGCAAGAATGTCAGCGACATCCGTCATGTCTTTAGCTTTCAGGAGCCAATTTTCATACGACGAGCTAGCAGCCGCCACCGGAGGATTCGCCGGATACAACATTTTAGGGCAGGGAGGTTTTGGGTATGTTCATAAAGGAGTGTTACCCAGCGGGCAAGAGGTGGCTGTAAAGAGCTTAAAAGCGGGCAGCGGACAAGGTGAACGGGAGTTTCAGGCGGAGGTGGAGATCATTAGCAGGGTCCACCACCGGTATTTGGTTTCACTCGTCGGATATTGTATTTGTGATGCGGAGAGGATTCTAGTCTACGAATACGTTCCTAATAAAACTTTGGACTTCCATCTTCATG GAAAGAGTCAACTTGTTCTAGATTGGCAAACTAGAATGCATATCGCGCTTGGATCTGCCAAAGGACTTGCGTATCTTCACGAAGATT GCCATCCTCGGATCATTCATCGAGATATCAAATCCGCTAACATTCTACTTGACCATGAGTATGAGGCTAAG GTGGCTGATTTTGGATTGGCTAAACTAACATCAGCTAACGACACACATGTCTCAACTCGTGTAATGGGGACTTTTGG GTACTTAGCTCCAGAGTATGCTTCGAGTGGGAAGCTAACAGATAAATCAGATGTTTTCTCATTTGGGGTCATGTTATTGGAGATATTGACAGGAAGGAAACCGGTCGATCCCTCGAACGATTACATAGACGACAGTCTTGTCGAATGG GCGAAACCACTCATCGCGAAGGCATTGGAAGATGGAGACTACAACGAGCTCGTGGATCCACGTTTGAAAGGTAATTACGAACAAAAAGAGATGGCCCGCATGGCTTCTTGTGCTGCAGCTGCAGTTCGACATTCTGCTAGAAAGCGCCCTAAGATGAGCCAG ATTGTACGAGCATTGGAAGGGGATGCATCGTTGGATAGCTTGAACGAGAATACAACAAAAGGAGGGACACCAATAAGCAATGGTGAAACAAGAGTTTATGACACAAAGGACTACAATGATGATATGATGAAGTTTAGGAAGATGGTGATGTCGAGCCAAGAATTTAAGAGCAACGAATACAGTAGCAGATCAAGTATGAGCAACGAGACGAATAAATCGTGA